In Palaemon carinicauda isolate YSFRI2023 chromosome 14, ASM3689809v2, whole genome shotgun sequence, the following proteins share a genomic window:
- the LOC137652940 gene encoding uncharacterized protein has product MIMLKLMAGIKRLDNVRNDLVRGTTKVTEVSKNNPRKETPLVLARNEERPGVCWEEDVGDVPGRKRRGRPKIRWMECVTADMEEKDLTLEDIRDRRTWKGSSKNSDPA; this is encoded by the coding sequence atgatAATGCTAAAATTGATGGCTGGGATCAAAAGACTAGATAatgttaggaatgacttggtaaggggaacaacaaaggttacagaggtgtcaaaaaataatccaagaaaagagactccactggttttggcacgtaatgaggagagaccgggagtatgttgggaggaggatgttggAGATGTTCCAGGTAGGAAGAGGCGGGGGAGACCAAAGataaggtggatggagtgtgtaacagcagacatggaggagaaagatctcacattGGAGGACATCAGAGACAGAAGAACTTGGAAAGGGTCCTCTaaaaatagcgaccctgcatag